GTTGAACTTCACCAGCCCCATGGGCTTGAGCGTGACCAGCTCCACCGTCACCACCGCGAGCTTGTAGCCGTCGGGCTTGGCGTTGATCATCTCGGTCCAGCCGATGGCGCCGCTGGCGCCGGGCTTGTTCAGCACCACGATGCTGCGCGGAATGTGCGTGCGGGCCGCCTCGGCGAAGGCGCGCGCCACGCCGTCGGTGCCGCCGCCGGGCTGGAACGGCACGATCAGCTCGATCTGCCGGCTGGGAAAATCCGCCGCCATGGCCTGCCCGCCGAACAACGCCAGCGCGGCCATCGCCGCCGCGCCGCGCGCCAGGACGCGGCGCCGCATATTGTGCTCACTCATCTTGTCTCCCTTGCTCTTTGGTCTTGTGCTGTGGTGATGCGCGGCACGGATCCGGACGAAGCATGGCCGGACGGCCGCGCGGGCGGCGCCTGCAATGCGGCGGCTGGCGTGCGGCGCCACGGCGCCAGCCGGACTGGATCAGCGGATGAACTGGTCGGCGTAGCCGGCGCCCAGGCCGACTGCCTCGAAGTGCTTGCGGCACATGTCGATCTTGGTGAACACGTCCTCGAAGCCCATGCCCTTGCCCCAGGGATCCGTGTAGTACATGACGCCGTTGACCTGGAAGTACGTGATCATTTCCTCGACGTCCTCGGGCACATAGAGCGTGTGGGTCTCGCCGGGCGGCTCGAACACATAGCTGCCTTCCACGGCCTCCCAGTCATGTTCCAGGTAGCGCCAGCGTCCCTTGAGCACGAAGCCATGCACCGCCTGCGGATGGCGGTGGCGGCTCAGCACGCCGGACTTGCGGACCCTGAGCAGGTTCATCCAATAGCCTTGGCTGGCGTTCAGACAGAGCGGCCGGAACCACACGTTCTCGGCCTGCGGCACCCACAGGCGCTCGTCCTGCGGGATGGCGTGAGGCACCACGATCTCCGGCAGCGCGTCCGGCGGATTCGGGTACTGGTAAGGCATCAAGGGAGTCTGGTCGGGTGTCTCTACGGGCATATTTTTATCCATATTGTGGACAATAATTCACAATATGGATAATTGTAAGCAGCCCAAGCCGCGCGGGAATTGATGAAAACCCGTAGCGGCCAGGACTGGACTTCGTGTGAGCGCCCCTGCGGGACAGCACACTAGAGCCGCGCCGCGTGCGACGCGCGCCGGCCCAGGCGGCGCAGCCCCCAGGCGATCAGCAGGCCGCCCGCGCCGGCCGCGACCACCACCCAGGCGGCGCTGGGCCAGCCGTGGCGATCGATCACGGCGCCCACCGTGACCGGCCCGATCACCTGGCCCAGGTTGCTGCCTTGCATGACCAGGCCGACCGAGGCCGCCGCCAGCGCCGGCCTGGGCGCCAGCAGCGGCGCCGAGCCCAGCAGCGTGGCCGGGATCAGGCCGCCAACGGCCGAAAACGCCACGCACAGCAGGAAGATCGTCATGGCCGGCGCGCCCGAGCGGAAGATCAGCAAGGCGATCAGGGCCATCGATGCGCAGGCGATCGCGATCAGCGTCGAACGCCGCCAGCCGCGCGCCAGCAGCATGCCCGCCCCCAGGTTGCCGATAACGTTGGCGACGGTGGCGATGGCGCTGTACAGGCCGGCCTGCGCCAGCGACAGTCCGAGCCGCTCCATCAGCAGGACCGGCAGGAAGCTGAACAGCGCGAAGAACATCAGGCTGTACAGCATGAAGGTCAGCGACAGCAGCACCGGACCGGCCGTGCCCAGCGTGTCGATCGTGTCCTGCCGCAGGCCGCGCCAGGACAGGCTTGCGCCGGCGGCGGACGGTGGCGCCAGCAGCGCCACGCAGGCCAACGCCAGCAGCGCCGCCGCGCCCGCGCACCACCAGTACGCATGCCAGTCCGCGAAGGCCTGCGAGGCCAGCATGGCGACGGCCATGCCCCCCGGCATGTAGCAGCTCCACAGCGCGAAGGCCAGGTCGCGCCGCGCCGGCGTCACCAGCCGCTGCAAGGCCGCCGGCCCCGCCACGGTGATCATCAGGAAACCCAGCCCTTCGAGCACGCGCGATGCCAGCAGCGCGCTGTAGCCCGGCGCCGCCGCGCCCGCGGCCGTGCCCAGCGCGGTGGCCGCCAGCCCCAGCAGCAGCATGCGGCGCGCGCCGA
The Achromobacter sp. AONIH1 DNA segment above includes these coding regions:
- a CDS encoding 2,4'-dihydroxyacetophenone dioxygenase family protein, producing MPVETPDQTPLMPYQYPNPPDALPEIVVPHAIPQDERLWVPQAENVWFRPLCLNASQGYWMNLLRVRKSGVLSRHRHPQAVHGFVLKGRWRYLEHDWEAVEGSYVFEPPGETHTLYVPEDVEEMITYFQVNGVMYYTDPWGKGMGFEDVFTKIDMCRKHFEAVGLGAGYADQFIR
- a CDS encoding CynX/NimT family MFS transporter, which gives rise to MRRTGDGQGGTPAGTRWAAVLAIVGAGVVAALQVGKVIIAAPLLRRDMGLDLAAVGSLTAVFSVLGMVGGIAAGGVIARFGARRMLLLGLAATALGTAAGAAAPGYSALLASRVLEGLGFLMITVAGPAALQRLVTPARRDLAFALWSCYMPGGMAVAMLASQAFADWHAYWWCAGAAALLALACVALLAPPSAAGASLSWRGLRQDTIDTLGTAGPVLLSLTFMLYSLMFFALFSFLPVLLMERLGLSLAQAGLYSAIATVANVIGNLGAGMLLARGWRRSTLIAIACASMALIALLIFRSGAPAMTIFLLCVAFSAVGGLIPATLLGSAPLLAPRPALAAASVGLVMQGSNLGQVIGPVTVGAVIDRHGWPSAAWVVVAAGAGGLLIAWGLRRLGRRASHAARL